Proteins encoded by one window of Dioscorea cayenensis subsp. rotundata cultivar TDr96_F1 chromosome 6, TDr96_F1_v2_PseudoChromosome.rev07_lg8_w22 25.fasta, whole genome shotgun sequence:
- the LOC120263170 gene encoding uncharacterized protein LOC120263170, with amino-acid sequence MIRNTNAIVWNLEHHMAQMSKLIEEKLSGSLPNTTKINPKESLKGVSLNSRKQLRNYVNKEAEKDVEQSNIVDLEAPLDEKEKTIDQGKEKSAPLVYQPKLTYPTKMPRYAKFLKELLTNKRKLEDMSSVTLSEECSALITNSLPKKEKDPGGLIIPCTISGLIDEKLLDNLGASINLMPYKIFQKLALGESKPTPMTLQLADRSIRQPRRIMEYVLVNVEVPLILGRPFLATSKALIDVKDGRMDMFMKDELAELLEDNPL; translated from the exons atgattagaaacacaaatgcCATAGTTTGGAATCTGGAGCACCATATGGCTCAAATGTCTAAATTGATTGAGGAGAAGCTTTCAGGGTCACTTCCTAATACCACTAAGATCAACCCAAAGGAATCCCTTAAGGGTGTGTCCTTGAATAGTAGGAAGCAACTTCGAAATTATGTTAACAAAGAAGCTGAAAAAGATGTTGAGCAATCTAACATTGTTGACCTTGAAGCTCCActtgatgaaaaagaaaagacaatcGATCAAGGTAAGGAGAAGAGTGCACCACTCGTGTATCAACCTAAGCTCACTTATCCTACGAAG ATGCCGAGATATgctaaatttttgaaagaattgctcacaaataagagaaagctagaagatatGTCATCAGTAACACTTAGTGAGGAGTGTTCAGCATTGATCACTAACTCCCTCCCCAAGAAGGAAAAAGACCCCGGAGGATTAATCATACCTTGCACAATTAGTGGTTTGATCGATGAAAAGCTACTTGATAATTTGGGAGCAAGCATAAATCTCATGCCATACAAAATATTCCAAAAGCTTGCCCTTGGAGAGTCGAAGCCCACTCCAATGACACTACAATTGGCTGATAGATCCATCAGACAACCACGAAGAATCATGGAATATGTTTTAGTTAAT GTTGAAGTGCCATTAATTCTGGGTAGACCATTCTTGGCAACATCCAAGGCCCTTATTGATGTCAAGGATGGTCGAATG GACATGTTCATGAAGGACGAGTTAGCTGAGCTACTTGAGGACAACCCTCTTTAG